In the bacterium genome, CGACCGCAGGGGCACTGCGGCGCCGCTGGTCACGGTTTCTCCTGCTGTCGCTGCTTCCACAGCTCGGTGGCCTCGTCGAGACGGGCCCGCTCGGTGACGGCCGCGTCCTCGTTCTCTCGCTGGATGGCTCGGTAGATCTCTTCGCGGTAGATGCGGACCTTCGCCGGGGCGTCGACCCCGATCCGAACCTGATTGCCTCGAACCTCGAGCACCCGGATCGCGATCTCGTCGCCGATCCGGATCACCTCTCCCGACTTCCGTGTCAGTATGAGCATGCGGGGACGCTCCTTGTCGCCCGTTCGTCTTCTCGGCCGATCCGGCCGAGAGCTTTAGCTCTGCCGCGGCATGTCCCTCAGAGCCGGAGCAGCCCGACGAGGCTGTTGTCCTTCATCTGAACGGCGGCGGCGAGCAGCGCCTGGAGCGCCGTCTGCGCCTGCGCCAGCTGCGTCGCGACGACGGTGAAGTCGGCGTCGCGCGCCGCGGACCGCACGCCCGCCTCCTGCGCCGTCAGCGCCTTCACCTGCGCCGAGCGCGTGGTCA is a window encoding:
- the csrA gene encoding carbon storage regulator CsrA, producing the protein MLILTRKSGEVIRIGDEIAIRVLEVRGNQVRIGVDAPAKVRIYREEIYRAIQRENEDAAVTERARLDEATELWKQRQQEKP